In Candidatus Manganitrophus morganii, the genomic window AGAGCCATACCGATTTTCGCTCAGTAAAAAAACCTGCAAATATTTAATCGGATTTTCATCGGTCCTCATATTAGTTCTTGCCGGTTTTTTCGTACAATACTTCTTAATGTTAGGCCAAATCACAGAACTAAAAGACCTTCGAAAAGAAACAAAAACCCAAAAAATCCAAATCCAGAGCTTTTTGACGAGCATTGATGATTTGAAGAATCAGATGAACCGTCTGATCGAGTTGGACCAGAAATTGCGCGTCATTACCGACATCGGACCGAGGAAAGAAGTGGGCGTCATGGGGTTAGGGGGGCAGGAAGAGGTCGATCTGTCTCATCCAGATTCCTCAAAGTTAATGACGTCGATTCAGCTCGATTTAGGAGATCTCCAAGCCAAAGCGATCGCGCAAGAAAAGAGTTTCCAGGAATTGACCGAAGCAGTCCAGAGTCGCCAATCTTTGTGGGCATCGACCCCCTCGATCTGGCCGACGACCGGTTGGTTGACATCTGGTTATGGTAATCGCGTCTCCCCTTTTACGGGGAGAGTGAGTAAGCACAACGGTATTGATATCGCATCCCGCCAAGATACCCCTGTCATTGCACCGGCAGCCGGTGTGGTGAGTTATACCGGATTTGATAGTGGACTCGGAAAGCTGATCAAGATCAATCACGGGTATGGGATTATGACCTATTATGGCCATCTGGCGAAGGCGGCAGTGAAAGTCGGACAAAAAGTAAAGCGGGGAGATGTCATCGCTTACGTTGGAAGCACCGGCCTCTCCACCGGACCTCACCTCCATTATGAAATTTATGTCAATGACGTACCCGTCAATCCAATGAGATATATTTT contains:
- a CDS encoding M23 family metallopeptidase; this encodes MGKTDDSYTVVILPSPTSEPYRFSLSKKTCKYLIGFSSVLILVLAGFFVQYFLMLGQITELKDLRKETKTQKIQIQSFLTSIDDLKNQMNRLIELDQKLRVITDIGPRKEVGVMGLGGQEEVDLSHPDSSKLMTSIQLDLGDLQAKAIAQEKSFQELTEAVQSRQSLWASTPSIWPTTGWLTSGYGNRVSPFTGRVSKHNGIDIASRQDTPVIAPAAGVVSYTGFDSGLGKLIKINHGYGIMTYYGHLAKAAVKVGQKVKRGDVIAYVGSTGLSTGPHLHYEIYVNDVPVNPMRYILN